In Lathyrus oleraceus cultivar Zhongwan6 chromosome 2, CAAS_Psat_ZW6_1.0, whole genome shotgun sequence, the DNA window GATTGTTGAGgttatttttataaattttaaagTTTTATGGccaaaatttaaaattaaaaaatagatattaattttttattttttaatttaaaatgaccaatttgtaaattttaaaatttattaaagattaatttgtattttttttgaaaattttgagaGTGATTTTAAAATTTTGGAAAATATAAGACCAACTTgtaaaatttaaaataataacattaatCAATTTAACATTCAAATTTTATATCGTACGAGagaaatttaattttttttattttaggtATCATTTCAAAATCATAAAATTTAACTTGGATAAAATATTTCATAAATTTCTATCATTTTAgtaatttttcatatttttatCCCAATAATAAACTTTAATCATTTAAAATTCTCTCAAAATATTACATTCTCTCAGTAAAATATTTCACCAAAACACACTAATCGATATCATGAATTTAATCATTTATAGAACAAGAAAAAACATGCTAAAATTTTTAACAAATATATGATGAAACCCATAGTATTTTCTATCTATTTTGCACATATTACATATATTTAGATGAATTCCTACTGTCTCTAGGAAaagtttatttatttatgtttttatctTCAACAACATTGTATTTTATGAAATTTTTATATACTGATTCCATCATTAATTTAACAAATTGTGGATTATTTTCTATCATACTAGTATATTGGTGTCTGGTTTCATAGGATATTTGTTAAAAAATTTAGCACGTTTTTCTTTCTTCTATAAGTTATTCTATAAGTTATTAAATCTTCGAAGTCGATTAAAATGTATTTGGATGAAATATATTAATGAGAGAATAAAATGTTGAGGgaatttaaaataattaaaatttattatttgaataaaaaatatgaaaaattattaaaaattttAATGATGATGATGGCTCTGACACTATAAAAAAAATTTACTCTGATCATGTTATacaaataatttaaaatttttaatctGACTTAATAGAATGCATAATCATCATTAATTgataataataatttaaaattttcaatctGATTTAATATGATGCATAATGATGATTAATTATTGTATAAAATAAATCTACATAGTGAAGGGATCACCCATTTTCTCAAATACTATTATAAATTAGACAAAGAAACTAGAGCAAATACAGAGGAATTTTCATATCTAAATTACTATACCAATTACTATGTACAAGAAGAATAAGAGATGTGTGAATCTCATTCAATCGAATTAAGTGAATTAAGACTATATAATGAATTAAGACTACAATACATAAAATAATACGAGAGCTAAAGAATTATATGGAAAAAAAACTTCAATTTATTGTAATATACAAGCAATCAAATAATTATATTTGTAATCAACGAAGTATAAAATTTATAAAAGAAAACCTAAATTAAGCATAGCTTATCCCAAAAAAAATGCCTATTAAAACATTACAAAAAAgtattttagaaaaaaaaaataaacactTAAAAATTATTGTCCAAATAGAAAAAAAGAAACATATATGCTAAACATGCCAAGTAGAAAGTCATCATGCAAATGAAGGTCCAACAAAAAAAAATCTTAAGAAAAATGAGTAACTCAGTAAAGAAAATGAGAGGCAAATATATCAAAAAGGTGTAAGCATATGTACAATCCAAATTGAAGAGATGTCATATATAAGAACTGCAGAGACATTTCTTTCGTTTTCTGCGGAATGTTTTACCCGACTTTCTTTTCCTTGGAAATTGATAGGGAAGAAAGCAGAGAGAAAGATGTTCCTAAGTTTTCCATGGACAAAAGTTATAGAATTAAGCAATAGAGAGGAGAAAGATTGTGCACTAAGCTACTAAGACATGCTCTACCAGAGACGGAGGCAGACGGAATGTGGCCGGAGAAAAATCCAAATCACTTCAATCCTATCAAATTTGCGACTACTTTACAGGTTGCCTGTGTCAGGAGATTGATTGATTTCATCTCATCTTATTAATTTAGGCTCAAATTGGCAAATCTGAAAATATTGTTGCAACAGCACAAGCAGACGTCGAGGCTCTAGTTAAGTCGTTCCCGACAATTTGATGATGCACACAGACACAGAGTTCCTTCACCGGGCACAAGCTCATACTGAAAGCCATATGTCAGCTCTTCGCCTACAGCAATCTGTCAACGAGAAGTGAAATATAATCTATTAGCGCAATGAAGCTACAAAAAACGGTAAAGCTTGATGCAAATTTAAGTCTATATTTTGTTCCATGTTTGAACACACAAGAACTGATTACAAAATTGATTCTAACTTTAGGATTTTTAGCTCTGAGTCTAAACATGATTTTTATATAAAAATTTAACGTTCAACTCACTTTTAAATAAATATATTGAAACATACATCTCTTTCCATTCAACTCACTCATAAATAAAATCAATTTTACAAAATCAATTTTTGTCAACGTAAAATCAAACATGCACTAACACGATATGAAATATTCATTGTCCATTAAATACAACGTACTCTCAGCATTCCATATCAACTGATGTTTTTACTGGTTTATATTTGTTTCAAAAGTATTGTAATGTCTAATTAAAGCTTTTTTCCGAAAATACTCATAGTTGGGAGAGATAATTTAGAAATATGTAATACAATTAATGCATAAGGACAAATAGTGCGAAATTGTAATTTAGTCTAAATATTGATCACAATATTATTTCATAGTATGTGGTGCACAATCCTTGAACACCAATATATATAAAAAAGAGATAGTAATAGTATTTCTTAATCTTTCTTAAGGAAATAGATCATTAAAGGAGAGTACTTACATCTCGATTTGCATAAAAACCAATGTGCGAACGCTCACAAGCCATGCTCTCAATAAGAACTTGGTGACTCACAAGATTGGGTGAACAGCTACAATAACAACAATATGTAACAGCAAACCAacataatatttttaatttataaacCATAATGTAGTAAAAAGTTTCTAGTTGCTAGTAAAATCctcacctatgattgatgaacCTCGACACATTTCCATATTTAGTAGCATCAACCACATACTGAACCTGTTCTTCAATCAATCTGCTCATATCATTAACTCGAGTATTGATGTCGTAGAAATAACTGCAATTCTCTGTGCCGTATCTGGTGTTTATACAGACCAAGTCAGTAAATATGTATATAAATACGGGTAATTTAAAAGAAATTACATCTTGAAGAAATGTAAACCTTTCGCGCCTGCGGTGTGCCTCCTGCACATCTAAAACCTCTCCTATGTACTCGCACACAAATGTTCCGCGTAGAATAGTTTCTCCGGCCCTTACCGCCCATCCCTATAAATCACACCATAAAAGTCAATATGACAAGCCTTGAGAAATATTCAAGTTTATCAAAAGAAGAGTGACCTTTTTCTCTGTTTTAAAGACTTCCAATTTGACTCGTACTCCGTTCTGTAATATTCTGTTTGGACAGAATTTGTTGCATCTGCACATATGGTTACACTCATAGACAAGGTAACCTTCCTGCAGTTTTGTAGAGTAATAGTATTAAACAAAATGAAAATTTGTATACAGAAAAAAAAAAGTAGAGAGAAAGAATAAAAGGCGAATATTTTCTGAATGAACAGCGCAAAATAATGTTCCAATGAACAAGTAATTCTGAAAAATATGGAAAAAAAATCCAACACAAGGCTTTTGATACCCCGTACCTCAGCTGAGTCAGCGCACATTAAAGACAGAAAATACTATAAAAAAAATGTGTATATTTTGCAAATTAAAATGTAAAAAAGAAATACTATATAATAAGAAAATAGAAACATATAGGTTAGGTAAGAAATAAGTATGGAAACATACTGGATTATGGATGAATTGGCACAGAATAAAGCCTAACATATCCAAATATTATTCCTGGCTCAGACTTTTTATAGAATGACAGTTTACAATTAAGGTAGTTAAAATCGAGATTTTACGTAAAATCGGAAAGGGAAAGTAAAATCGTAGATCATGGAATCGTAACTTTAATCATAAGAATGGACAAATTCTAAAACTTATATTTATGCATATAAATTCATATACATGCATATACGCATAGCTCACAAGTAAGATAGTTAAAACCTTAAATCACATTTcaaatacttattttaattttactTTATTCATAAGCATACTTATTCATAAGCATAATCGTAAAAATGTTTCAAAGATCATAAGATTATACAATTTAACAATTAACAGGAGAGATTCTAAATGACTCCAACAAAATAGGATTTACATATAGTCATTCGCTGAGGGCAAACATAATCGTAAACTTGTGAGATCTTACCATTCAAACTGGGATTTTAACCACCATGTTTACAATTAATCAAAAAAATTACCTCCAATATTATTCGACCATTTGCATCATATGGGAATCTGCCACGCATTGGTTTCCCAACTATGTCTTTTGCATCAGCATAGTCATTACCAAATAGGTATACATGATCACATGTTTCAGGACCGCAGGTAGAATATGAGCAGGCACATCCCAATTGTGGACACTGCACATGAACAGAGAGATTAAATGAATCAAAAGTATGATGcatttcataaaaaaaatatttatatctTCAATTTCCTAAATTAAATATATGAATTACTTGAAAGTGAAATATACTGCATGGCCAGAGCGTAAAATATTCTTGATCATTTTGCATGTAATAGGTTTTTTGAAAAACTTAATAGAGTATAATATAAATTGTATTCTCTAAAGCCAAATATCTCAAAAAAATGATGTGATGTGCATTTACTATGCAAGTATACTCATCTCTGGTTAAAGTTTGATTAAAAAACAAAGTAAATCACAATGAACTACCTCTGAATCAGAACCAAGGGATTGATCAATTATTGGCTTCGTAACATACGAGAAACTCTCCCAAGGTTTAGAAGAGATTATATCTTGCTCATTTAACCCATGCTCATTTAGAGAATGTAGAAGTTCTTGATCTACTACACAAATGACAGGAACTGACTCCTTCCCAAAGCTAATGTCATCACACAATACAATAGCCCTTCGCCGTGAACCTAATTGTAAACTTTGTGAATCGATTATGCAGTGAAACTCATCCACATCCCACTCATCACACGTAGGATCAGACAAATTTACAGATTTTGGCATTACGAAACCACTAGGAAGAGATTCTAAAGGAGATTGTGAGCCTTGATCCTTCAACAAGTTGCAACCTCGGGGACAAGCAAATCCCTCATGGTGCCATTTTGCAACAACATTACGCTCACTGCAAAGTTTTGCTGCCTTTAAATAGAGCTTTTCAGGTAGAGCTCCGAATTTCTCTTCCAATGATGCTACTAGATTAACTTTGCAGCAAGTAGTGCGAGCAACTGATAAAATATCAAGATTGTTAGGCCGAGGTTTAGTTTTCTGAATTTCTGAAAACAAAATTTTGGCAACAGCTGAACATTGATGTTCTGTCAATCCACTAATATTTGTTGTTTCTGTTATATGAGGTCGCACGGTTGTTTCTTCCACACCGATTGACTTTGTTGCCTGAATGCATCGCTTTAAATTGGCAGTAGCTTTATTTCTCATCCTTAATGAGGCTGCGGCTGCCAAACCTTTTTTAAATCTAGGGCGGCTTAGCCTGCCAGTTTTTAGTTTATATGCATAATAGCGAACCCCCCTCTTAGCGGGACGGTTGCTAACCAGATTGGGCCCCATATGAGCAGCTTGATGATGTCGTCCTAGGTCGGGTAGTAAATCAAATTTCAACCCACAAAACCTGCAAATAAACCTCCGTGGACCACCTGGATTCTCAGAATTATTTTCCAAAGCGGCCGAATTTCCCTGGTCATGTTTTACAAGTGAACCTTCGCCAGTAGAGAAAGTTTGCTGCTCGGGAGCTTTTGATGGCTTAAAATCAACATGATGAGATGATAAAACATGCTGCCATAATTGTTCGGAATTTCCAAAATGACTCCCACAAGGAATGCACTGGAGAAGCATGCACTGTTCGACAAACTGCACATGATGTCTCTCCTGAACATGGGTTTCCAATAGTTTCTTATTAGTAAAAGAATCCAGACAAATGGCACATGCATAGCCTCTAAACAGCCACTGTGCTTCCTTCTTATGACTGTCCATCCAATGGTTACCGAGTGTTTGGTCATCCGGAAATTGTGTTGAACAGATCTTACACTTAATGGCATTTTCATTATCAAAGCTGTGATCAATTGTGGGTGGCAAGAGCAAGAGTGGTTGTTGTTGTCCTTGTTCTTCTTCTATTACATAGGATACATTCATGTCATCATTAAATCCCCACATCGATTTGATTCTCTCTTTTTCACTATGAACCAACTTAGTAAAAAATTCCCCAACACCAAATTCTTTAGAGGCTTCGGTCAAAGCCCATTGGAATTGGACATCCTTAGGAACTTGGTTTCTTAGTGATAAAATGCTTTTGAATAGCCTATAAAAAAGCTCACAGGCTTCATGCAGATGTATCTTTTGCTCCCACGAGCTGCAGCCCCTCAAAAGTTCTGAGAAAACTTCTTTTGATACTATTCTACTCTTCCCATTTCTTGCTCGTTTAAGCCAACTTGGAAGGTGGATTTCGCAGTATAAGGAATAGCGCTTAGGAGCTTCCCTACAAGGATTCTTATTATCAAATGGAGGAGACCCTATACAGATTGGAGCCTCCATTGCAACATAACCCTTTTCAGAATGCACCGGCTTCTCAGACAAGTTGTTTTCTCCATGTAATGAATTACCGGCAATAAATGAAACTGGATCCACTTGCAGTGAACCTTCGCCATTTACCAATACTATGTCTTTACAGAACATGTTCTCTGAACCAGTATAATTTTCTTCATGTTTCCTCTTTATAGTACTTTGGGGTAAACTCAGGACATGTATTGTTTCAGCATTAGGCCGATGTTTCTTACAGTATAACGACCCAGGTAGAGCCCGGTGCTTACATTTAGTACCCACAACAGTTGTACCATCACACATAGGAGTATCAACTTGACCCGGGTTTTCGGCGTTTGCTGAGCCGGCCAAAAAACGAGAGGATAAGTGCACACAACAGTATACATCTCCCTCATTTGCCCATCTCACACACTGTCTTCCTTTGGCTTCAATGTAAGCTATACATTGTCGATTCTTACTACCTGGATCCACAGAGTTTACAGCAACCATTTCATTCATAGGTGTTGATTCAATTTCTTTTGTATGCAAGAAATCAGAATCAGCAGCCTCAACTACAATTTCATTCCATTTGTTGGTCAAATTACTGGACAAATCATTTGTGATAGATACCATCCTAGTATTTTCATGTTTAAAAGTCTCAGGTGTTAATGTGCTCAATGTCTCCTGATTCTTAAAGAAACCAGGGTCATTCACAAGAGCAATAGTGTGATCTGAACCCTTGAACTCCACTTTTGAAGCATGTGTATCTGCACGACGAACTTCAAGTTTAGGCCTTTTTCTAGAAGCCTGAAAGTTTGTTTGGTATGAATCAACGGAAATCTGTCGAGGAGTGTCTTTGCTGCTAGACAAGGAAGGTGATGTTGAGAACCATTTCGCTACATCATGCTTCCAGGTTTTCCATTCAGAACCTAATATTGGTTGCACTGGTGAGTCCCAGAGATTGTTGACATCATTCCACAAAATAGAATCAAACAATTCCTGAAGAAGATGATAAGAATAAAGTCAACCAAACTATTCAGTAAGAATTTGTGATCGCTGTTTGAAATATAAGGCATGTGCTTCATTGTTGCATGAGTTTGAAAATTAACATATATGATTTCAAATGAAGAACTTCGAAAGAAGCACCACAGTAGAAATGCTTGGATATTTTATGCATTTCATTATCTTTTCCCTTTAAGGTTATCATTAATTATGAGCAAACTTACGCTAATCACATCAAAGATCAGGCAACATAAATAAAAACTTTTTTCTGGATACATGAAATAGTAGCAAAAATTATGAGATACCTCCTTCAGCAGTTCTACCATTTCAGCACTATTTGTACTCTGACATCTTTCAACCCAAGAGTGAGAAGAATTCTGTAACCAGTCAGCCCTTATGTAATGCCCCAAGATGCTCTGTAAGGATAAAATATTCAGTACTGCTTAAGTCACCAACAAAGAAAGTAATAAAGAAAAATTCATGGAAACAATAATCATTGTGTTTGTATACAAAACTTAAAAACAGTAGAACTTGGAAATTTTATAGCCACAATACTGCTCAAGCGACATAAACTTTGGACTAGGAAAAAACATGTTCTATAGGTACAACATTCAACTTCACGGTATGGTAATTAAGACATAAATCATAACAATTAACATGAATAATTATAAAGAATATGTAAGACAGGAAAGAAACACGATCCATCCCCCATAAACTATCATCAGAAAGAGGAATTACATTGTGTATCTTTAGAAGCATTCTTCCGAAATCAGAATAACCATTAGAATGAGAAGCCTCCATGGCGAATGCCTTCCAGACGTTCACATCACGGGCAATGTCTGTTAAAGCCTGCATGTATTGTAGAAATCTCCAGTTAAAAATCAAAATAGATATGGAGACAGAGAATAGGGAGTCGAGAAAAGGAAGCAACATCACCGTCACATACATTAAGATGAAACTGATCGACGATGGTCAACATGCCAACCACTAGCTTTTGCATTATAAACCGTCGTGCAGCTGTCAAGTCCCGTACTAATTTCAGTCCTACCTGATGAGTCTTGTATGCAACAGGATGCGGAAACTCATCAATTGACCTAACAAGCAGCGTATCTGCCCAAGAATAAATCCTTGTGTGCggaaaaaatatgacaaaataCTTCTTTCGGTCATGAGTTGGTTTTGCTCTTAAAGTTGATAATGGCCAGTCGGCCCTTGCACATCGGATACCAGCCAGCCATTTCCCTCTCCACTAAAAAAGACAAAAGTCAGAAAGAATATAAAATTATCTGAGCTTAGTCCTTCAGCTACAAACATTAGACATTTTGGTCCTTCGAGTCAATTTGAGTCCGTCAAATGTTTCCGTCTAATCACAAAAATGTAATGCCACATAGGAAACATTTGACAAACTCAAATGGAAAATCTGACAGAAATGAATGACCAAATTGTCTAACGTATTTGTAACTTAAGGAACTAAAATGGAATGAAATAAACTTAAGGAAGTAAAATGGAATGAAAAAAACTCTACAGAAAGTAAGCATTTTTACAACAGAACACATTCGGTTACCTTGACCCACAATGCAACAGATGCATCCCCCTCTAGCCACTGGGGTTCAGAAAACGACAAGTCTCCTTCCTTACCGTTGTTTGGTGATTCACTTTCAATTGTATCAAGAACAGCAAGAGAATTCTCAGAGGTTAGGTAACgttcattcatcatttcatcatcaaaatcaacgAAACCACCGTAATTCTTTTGATCTTCCACTTGGCAGTCACAACATGAAGCTCCATTGCATTGACAATTCGAATTAGTCAACGAAGCACACACATTCTGTGTCCTGTCATCTTGCATTTCTATCTCTGACCCTTCAATCTTATGCAGTGATTCATTCAGTTGATCATCTCCCAATTTAGCTTGTTCGGTGTTTTCAGGGCAACTAGGTTCTTCCTGGTAGATAAAAGTTGTTTCTGAACCGCGTTGAGGGCAATCAGATTCCCCGGCATATTGAACGCCGGAACAGGGAAGTACTTCCATGATAAAATTTCTAAATACAGTCTATATGATACACATGCTACGACTGACAACTCCCTATCTTACCACCCTGTTCAAGAAAATGTCATTCCATGAAAAAGAAAATCAGATATTGAGTTTAAGTTTCAAtttaaaattagataaaaaaatgGGTTGAAAATAATAGAGAAACAAAATAGGTGAACTCAATAGTTGTGGATCAGTGTTGTCGATGGCGGAGAGCCAAAACCTGCCATATCAGCCGCTTTGCGGCGCCGTTATAGCGGATTATGGCGGTCAATATTTACCATTGTGGCAAGCACAAAAACTACCATATATATCCGCCATAGCGCCGCCAAGACGGATATTTGATAACACTGTTGTGGATCTCGTGTAATTCTAAACTATTCTCAGTTAAGGACTAGGGCAGTAACTTGTATGGTAAGTCGTGACTAAATCAATACTCTGCCACGCATAACACTAATAATGGAGATAGAATTAAACTCAAAACAGAAACATTTTTATTGAAATATGAAGAAGGACCACTTCAAAAACCGTGTTTAACAAACGCATTTTATTTTATTCAACTACATTTCATGCTAGATTATTTCAGTTGTTGTTGAAACTTCATATGGTATTTTTTTTACAAAAACCTTCATATAGTTTTTTATTACAGCAAAACCTTCATATAGTTAAGACCAGGATTGTCAATTGCGGATTGTAAAATAGAGGATTGTTAAATACTGCTATGCGATAGTGCTATGGCACCATAATAGCCTCTAACTTAATAACATCAGTAATTTTGTACTAAATAGCATTTCGTAAACGATAGTGATTTGTCTAAACTCCGCTACGCTATAGTGGTATAGCGCCGCAATCCTATTGCGGCGCTATAGCTGCTATTAACAGCATTGGCTACTACTAACTAATAAATACAATGAAAATAGTTTCTTTATCAACAACAAATGACAATACTAGTTTGGTAAAAAATTTAACGACTACACAAGATAATGAATGCAATTATCGAGTTAATAAAACAGGAATAAAAAAAGTTTGAACCAGTTAATCGAATAAACAGAACCATATACAAGAtaattcaaatatgttttatCATAGTAAAAATAGTGAATGCAATCAATAATCTAGACTCAACAATGTTTGATGTATTCAAAACACACACCCTGCATCAATGTGTCCAGTGTGAATTAACAAAGCACTCAATATTTTCTAGATTAATTCACAAATGatagaaaaaaaatcatttaataACCAAGAAGCTTTAGTAATTAAGACACCATTTTAATAGAAAAATTCAGTATCTTTTCATGAATTTTGAAAAAAAACAAATCCACAACAAATTTAATTCAGTCAAAAAGTGATTATTTTTATGGAAACTTTGCATAAATACACACACTGTAAATATAAACATGATTTGCAAATAACTACGTTAACTTCAGTTCACTAGTTTATTAATGCCACAAACTGTACAGAAAATTCAAACAATATTAGCattaaaaaatgatttttttaattcaCACCTTTAATGAAATAATTAACCTTTAAACCCAAAAATCCAATAAATTTTGTTTCAAAAAAAATTTCTCCCAGTTATGGTACGAATCAAATTGATCCAACTCCAGAAGATATCAATCCACAACAAATCCACAATTTTATACACAAATTTTTTCAAACTGTTCAACATTCAAAACCACAAACCAGAACATGCAAATCCAAATTAGA includes these proteins:
- the LOC127120309 gene encoding histone-lysine N-methyltransferase SUVR5, which translates into the protein MEVLPCSGVQYAGESDCPQRGSETTFIYQEEPSCPENTEQAKLGDDQLNESLHKIEGSEIEMQDDRTQNVCASLTNSNCQCNGASCCDCQVEDQKNYGGFVDFDDEMMNERYLTSENSLAVLDTIESESPNNGKEGDLSFSEPQWLEGDASVALWVKWRGKWLAGIRCARADWPLSTLRAKPTHDRKKYFVIFFPHTRIYSWADTLLVRSIDEFPHPVAYKTHQVGLKLVRDLTAARRFIMQKLVVGMLTIVDQFHLNALTDIARDVNVWKAFAMEASHSNGYSDFGRMLLKIHNSILGHYIRADWLQNSSHSWVERCQSTNSAEMVELLKEELFDSILWNDVNNLWDSPVQPILGSEWKTWKHDVAKWFSTSPSLSSSKDTPRQISVDSYQTNFQASRKRPKLEVRRADTHASKVEFKGSDHTIALVNDPGFFKNQETLSTLTPETFKHENTRMVSITNDLSSNLTNKWNEIVVEAADSDFLHTKEIESTPMNEMVAVNSVDPGSKNRQCIAYIEAKGRQCVRWANEGDVYCCVHLSSRFLAGSANAENPGQVDTPMCDGTTVVGTKCKHRALPGSLYCKKHRPNAETIHVLSLPQSTIKRKHEENYTGSENMFCKDIVLVNGEGSLQVDPVSFIAGNSLHGENNLSEKPVHSEKGYVAMEAPICIGSPPFDNKNPCREAPKRYSLYCEIHLPSWLKRARNGKSRIVSKEVFSELLRGCSSWEQKIHLHEACELFYRLFKSILSLRNQVPKDVQFQWALTEASKEFGVGEFFTKLVHSEKERIKSMWGFNDDMNVSYVIEEEQGQQQPLLLLPPTIDHSFDNENAIKCKICSTQFPDDQTLGNHWMDSHKKEAQWLFRGYACAICLDSFTNKKLLETHVQERHHVQFVEQCMLLQCIPCGSHFGNSEQLWQHVLSSHHVDFKPSKAPEQQTFSTGEGSLVKHDQGNSAALENNSENPGGPRRFICRFCGLKFDLLPDLGRHHQAAHMGPNLVSNRPAKRGVRYYAYKLKTGRLSRPRFKKGLAAAASLRMRNKATANLKRCIQATKSIGVEETTVRPHITETTNISGLTEHQCSAVAKILFSEIQKTKPRPNNLDILSVARTTCCKVNLVASLEEKFGALPEKLYLKAAKLCSERNVVAKWHHEGFACPRGCNLLKDQGSQSPLESLPSGFVMPKSVNLSDPTCDEWDVDEFHCIIDSQSLQLGSRRRAIVLCDDISFGKESVPVICVVDQELLHSLNEHGLNEQDIISSKPWESFSYVTKPIIDQSLGSDSECPQLGCACSYSTCGPETCDHVYLFGNDYADAKDIVGKPMRGRFPYDANGRIILEEGYLVYECNHMCRCNKFCPNRILQNGVRVKLEVFKTEKKGWAVRAGETILRGTFVCEYIGEVLDVQEAHRRRERYGTENCSYFYDINTRVNDMSRLIEEQVQYVVDATKYGNVSRFINHSCSPNLVSHQVLIESMACERSHIGFYANRDIAVGEELTYGFQYELVPGEGTLCLCASSNCRERLN